In Kaistella faecalis, a genomic segment contains:
- a CDS encoding T9SS type A sorting domain-containing protein has translation MKKFYSLVAAVVLAVTVNAQATTVTEVAAEQFGTSTVSDITETVYPIDANLDYSFAANGANNTAFYPADGIRMYSVRATGEGNIMTITPKNGAKITELVVNAFSAAYAPAVTYSVDGGAFVPATWSGTTLTITGIEAATSLAIKNAHTGGSSNTQLRIPTFTVKYDLVTMAVGDVNATKANLVKNTVVSNNILFAAKADVQIVSMNGQVVKSASVNENTALDVASLAKGTYIVTGTVNGKAVSQKIIKK, from the coding sequence ATGAAGAAATTTTATTCTTTAGTTGCAGCAGTTGTTTTAGCTGTAACGGTAAATGCACAAGCCACTACAGTTACAGAAGTTGCAGCTGAGCAGTTTGGAACAAGTACAGTGAGTGATATTACAGAAACTGTATATCCGATAGATGCCAATTTGGACTATTCATTTGCAGCAAATGGAGCTAATAATACCGCTTTTTATCCTGCAGATGGTATCAGAATGTATTCTGTTAGAGCAACAGGAGAAGGTAATATCATGACTATTACACCAAAAAATGGTGCGAAAATCACCGAGCTTGTTGTGAATGCTTTTTCAGCAGCTTACGCACCAGCTGTTACTTATAGTGTTGACGGTGGCGCATTTGTTCCCGCTACATGGAGCGGAACTACTTTAACGATTACTGGAATCGAAGCGGCAACTTCTTTAGCGATTAAAAATGCTCATACAGGAGGATCTTCTAATACACAGTTAAGAATTCCAACATTCACCGTAAAATATGACCTTGTTACTATGGCTGTTGGTGATGTAAACGCAACCAAAGCTAACCTGGTTAAAAACACTGTTGTTTCTAACAATATTCTATTTGCAGCAAAGGCCGATGTACAGATTGTGTCTATGAACGGACAGGTGGTAAAATCTGCTTCTGTAAACGAAAACACTGCACTGGATGTTGCTTCTTTAGCTAAAGGAACATATATCGTTACAGGTACTGTAAACGGTAAAGCAGTTTCACAGAAAATTATCAAAAAATAA